One genomic segment of Erythrolamprus reginae isolate rEryReg1 chromosome 2, rEryReg1.hap1, whole genome shotgun sequence includes these proteins:
- the LOC139158658 gene encoding uncharacterized protein isoform X1, translating to MAFSCCFACCPLITQPSREREPLNPQHSTKCERIRNVNFTKETPLVMKRVNVPELDALFNSIAETFNKQQDHCLSLREAIQTIRNSFDCSPVCSLSLCMEKILQEHSAYNVQVCMEGYRFWLDVGVEEVPQKLKQTQQQVEKLNFATKGIVSTTIEEMIYSVHQCQDSLMEKVKDSSPEYLDWIRLESNLKENIEKINQAQKYSKEYREEANYVLLNMEKSANLTL from the exons ATGGCCTTTTCCTGCTGCTTCGCCTGTTGCCCCTTGATCACCCAGCCTTCAAGAGAG agGGAACCTCTGAATCCTCAACACTCAACAAAATGTGAAAGGATCAGAAATG TTAATTTCACCAAGGAGACACCCCTTGTCATGAAACGAGTCAATGTGCCTGAACTTGATGCACTGTTCAATAGCATTGCCGAGACCTTCAATAAGCAGCAAGATCACTGTTTGTCTCTCCGAGAAGCTATACAGACCATAAGGAACTCCTTTGACTGTTCACCCGTATGCAGTCTTTCTCTTTGCATGGAGAAGATCTTGCAGGAACATA GTGCTTACAATGTCCAGGTGTGTATGGAAGGATACAGGTTTTGGCTAGATGTGGGAGTAGAGGAAGTCCCTCAGAAACTGAAGCAGACTCAGCAGCAGGTGGAGAAATTGAATTTTGCCACCAAAGGAATAGTTAGTACAACAATAGAGGAGATGATTTACTCAGTTCACCAATGTCAGGACAGTTTGATGGAGAAAGTGAAGGATTCATCACCTGAGTACCTAGACTGGATACGCCTAGAAAGCAACCTGAAAGAAAATATTGAGAAGATAAATCAGGCACAGAAGTATTCAAAAGAGTATAGAGAAGAAGCCAATTATGTGCTGttgaatatggaaaaatcagcaaACTTGACATTGTAA
- the LOC139158658 gene encoding uncharacterized protein isoform X2, with protein sequence MFFIYFPVNFTKETPLVMKRVNVPELDALFNSIAETFNKQQDHCLSLREAIQTIRNSFDCSPVCSLSLCMEKILQEHSAYNVQVCMEGYRFWLDVGVEEVPQKLKQTQQQVEKLNFATKGIVSTTIEEMIYSVHQCQDSLMEKVKDSSPEYLDWIRLESNLKENIEKINQAQKYSKEYREEANYVLLNMEKSANLTL encoded by the exons atgtttttcatttattttccag TTAATTTCACCAAGGAGACACCCCTTGTCATGAAACGAGTCAATGTGCCTGAACTTGATGCACTGTTCAATAGCATTGCCGAGACCTTCAATAAGCAGCAAGATCACTGTTTGTCTCTCCGAGAAGCTATACAGACCATAAGGAACTCCTTTGACTGTTCACCCGTATGCAGTCTTTCTCTTTGCATGGAGAAGATCTTGCAGGAACATA GTGCTTACAATGTCCAGGTGTGTATGGAAGGATACAGGTTTTGGCTAGATGTGGGAGTAGAGGAAGTCCCTCAGAAACTGAAGCAGACTCAGCAGCAGGTGGAGAAATTGAATTTTGCCACCAAAGGAATAGTTAGTACAACAATAGAGGAGATGATTTACTCAGTTCACCAATGTCAGGACAGTTTGATGGAGAAAGTGAAGGATTCATCACCTGAGTACCTAGACTGGATACGCCTAGAAAGCAACCTGAAAGAAAATATTGAGAAGATAAATCAGGCACAGAAGTATTCAAAAGAGTATAGAGAAGAAGCCAATTATGTGCTGttgaatatggaaaaatcagcaaACTTGACATTGTAA